From Homalodisca vitripennis isolate AUS2020 chromosome 1, UT_GWSS_2.1, whole genome shotgun sequence, the proteins below share one genomic window:
- the LOC124366919 gene encoding uncharacterized protein LOC124366919 isoform X2: MESKIPSWLNEDFLAAAFQGGIDQQPKVSILSFKIASSTSFEGFSSDIFRVKVSYKLQNSTQEHSKSLVIKVPDVSGLIYNVVGPIILEKEVLYYNVLLPKMMKKVNFSFAPLSYHSTVDKVIVMEDLGSDYRIANKHEQLDFDHCKLVVATMAKYHASTVALYNENRDLIEFVGREGFFPEGGPLRGWVELGVRTMGEALQKMGGFERYADFFLSRVDTIWDELVDCLKPKAGRLNVLNHGDLWVNNLFFKYNKESVVEVKFIDYQVSRYSLPATDLVYFVYSSAQHEVREHRQKELYSHYLEVLNSTLEQLDCPERLTPEQFKEDMKTVTPWFIGVSVFGVALICAAETKDEPNFFGFTAEDFVAGKPNSDILKVLHGDVFNSRISHMVRQYLAFIES; the protein is encoded by the coding sequence ATGGAAAGTAAAATTCCCTCGTGGTTGAATGAAGATTTCCTGGCAGCCGCTTTTCAGGGAGGAATAGACCAACAGCCGAAGGTGTCAATTCTCAGTTTTAAGATAGCGTCATCCACCAGTTTTGAAGGTTTCTCAAGCGATATTTTCAGGGTCAAAGTAAGCTACAAGCTACAAAATTCTACTCAAGAACACTCAAAGTCCCTTGTAATCAAAGTGCCTGATGTATCTGGCTTAATCTATAATGTTGTGGGTCCAATCATATTGGAAAAGGAAGTACTGTACTATAATGTTTTGCTGCCAAAAATgatgaaaaaagtaaatttcagcTTTGCTCCTCTTTCATATCATAGCACAGTAGATAAAGTAATAGTAATGGAAGACTTAGGATCAGACTACCGTATTGCTAATAAGCATGAACAATTGGACTTTGATCATTGCAAATTGGTCGTTGCTACGATGGCTAAGTATCACGCAAGTACTGTAGCGTTGTACAATGAGAACAGAGACCTCATTGAGTTTGTGGGGAGAGAAGGATTCTTTCCTGAAGGTGGACCCCTGAGAGGATGGGTGGAGTTAGGGGTGAGAACAATGGGTGAAGCCTTACAGAAAATGGGAGGTTTTGAGCGGTACGCAGACTTTTTCCTTAGTAGAGTTGACACTATTTGGGATGAATTGGTGGATTGTTTGAAACCAAAAGCAGGTCGCTTGAATGTTCTCAATCACGGAGACTTGTgggtgaataatttatttttcaaatacaataaagAAAGTGTGGTGGAAGTTAAGTTTATAGACTATCAAGTGTCTCGATACTCTCTTCCTGCTACGGACTTAGTGTACTTTGTGTACAGCAGTGCCCAACATGAAGTGAGGGAACACCGGCAGAAGGAACTCTACAGCCACTACCTGGAGGTGCTGAACAGTACCCTAGAGCAGCTTGACTGTCCTGAGCGGTTGACGCCTGAACAGTTCAAAGAAGACATGAAAACAGTGACTCCTTGGTTTATTGGTGTCTCCGTATTCGGAGTAGCACTCATTTGTGCTGCTGAAACAAAGGATGAACCAAATTTTTTTGGGTTCACAGCAGAAGACTTTGTTGCTGGAAAACCAAACTCTGATATTCTTAAAGTTCTTCATGGAGATGTTTTCAACTCTCGTATTTCGCATATGGTGCGGCAATATCTAGCTTTTATTGAGTCGTAA
- the LOC124366919 gene encoding uncharacterized protein LOC124366919 isoform X1 has translation MYVMLHDYILQHKELKDRIMESKIPSWLNEDFLAAAFQGGIDQQPKVSILSFKIASSTSFEGFSSDIFRVKVSYKLQNSTQEHSKSLVIKVPDVSGLIYNVVGPIILEKEVLYYNVLLPKMMKKVNFSFAPLSYHSTVDKVIVMEDLGSDYRIANKHEQLDFDHCKLVVATMAKYHASTVALYNENRDLIEFVGREGFFPEGGPLRGWVELGVRTMGEALQKMGGFERYADFFLSRVDTIWDELVDCLKPKAGRLNVLNHGDLWVNNLFFKYNKESVVEVKFIDYQVSRYSLPATDLVYFVYSSAQHEVREHRQKELYSHYLEVLNSTLEQLDCPERLTPEQFKEDMKTVTPWFIGVSVFGVALICAAETKDEPNFFGFTAEDFVAGKPNSDILKVLHGDVFNSRISHMVRQYLAFIES, from the coding sequence AATTATGGAAAGTAAAATTCCCTCGTGGTTGAATGAAGATTTCCTGGCAGCCGCTTTTCAGGGAGGAATAGACCAACAGCCGAAGGTGTCAATTCTCAGTTTTAAGATAGCGTCATCCACCAGTTTTGAAGGTTTCTCAAGCGATATTTTCAGGGTCAAAGTAAGCTACAAGCTACAAAATTCTACTCAAGAACACTCAAAGTCCCTTGTAATCAAAGTGCCTGATGTATCTGGCTTAATCTATAATGTTGTGGGTCCAATCATATTGGAAAAGGAAGTACTGTACTATAATGTTTTGCTGCCAAAAATgatgaaaaaagtaaatttcagcTTTGCTCCTCTTTCATATCATAGCACAGTAGATAAAGTAATAGTAATGGAAGACTTAGGATCAGACTACCGTATTGCTAATAAGCATGAACAATTGGACTTTGATCATTGCAAATTGGTCGTTGCTACGATGGCTAAGTATCACGCAAGTACTGTAGCGTTGTACAATGAGAACAGAGACCTCATTGAGTTTGTGGGGAGAGAAGGATTCTTTCCTGAAGGTGGACCCCTGAGAGGATGGGTGGAGTTAGGGGTGAGAACAATGGGTGAAGCCTTACAGAAAATGGGAGGTTTTGAGCGGTACGCAGACTTTTTCCTTAGTAGAGTTGACACTATTTGGGATGAATTGGTGGATTGTTTGAAACCAAAAGCAGGTCGCTTGAATGTTCTCAATCACGGAGACTTGTgggtgaataatttatttttcaaatacaataaagAAAGTGTGGTGGAAGTTAAGTTTATAGACTATCAAGTGTCTCGATACTCTCTTCCTGCTACGGACTTAGTGTACTTTGTGTACAGCAGTGCCCAACATGAAGTGAGGGAACACCGGCAGAAGGAACTCTACAGCCACTACCTGGAGGTGCTGAACAGTACCCTAGAGCAGCTTGACTGTCCTGAGCGGTTGACGCCTGAACAGTTCAAAGAAGACATGAAAACAGTGACTCCTTGGTTTATTGGTGTCTCCGTATTCGGAGTAGCACTCATTTGTGCTGCTGAAACAAAGGATGAACCAAATTTTTTTGGGTTCACAGCAGAAGACTTTGTTGCTGGAAAACCAAACTCTGATATTCTTAAAGTTCTTCATGGAGATGTTTTCAACTCTCGTATTTCGCATATGGTGCGGCAATATCTAGCTTTTATTGAGTCGTAA